The following are encoded together in the Schistocerca americana isolate TAMUIC-IGC-003095 chromosome 6, iqSchAmer2.1, whole genome shotgun sequence genome:
- the LOC124619998 gene encoding craniofacial development protein 2-like: MTLRFTANSGRLTLISVYVPTLTSAADAKDRFYEQLGYVVQGLHSGDRRCILGDFNARVGNDFATWPDCLGKHGVGKMNENGLRLLEFCPKYQLCVTNTHFKSKLNHKLSCMHPRSKHWHQLDLIVTKRKDHRYFLHTRSYLSADCGTDHALVATKARFVSKCLTLPEHLAKQKLIFAKQETLL, from the coding sequence ATGACCCTGCGTTTCACAGCAAATAGTGGACGACTGACGCTGATATCTGTGTATGTACCAACACTTACCTCAGCTGCAGATGCCAAGGATCGGTTTTATGAACAACTCGGTTATGTGGTACAAGGACTGCACTCCGGGGACCGTCGATGCATCCTTGGTGATTTCAACGCTCGTGTTGGTAATGATTTTGCCACTTGGCCTGACTGCCTAGGTAAACACGGAGTGGGCAAGATGAATGAAAATGGTCTACGGTTACTTGAATTCTGTCCAAAGTATCAGTTGTGTGTCACCAACACACACTTTAAAAGCAAACTGAACCACAAGCTTTCCTGCATGCACCCCCGCTCAAAACATTGGCACCAGTTAGATCTTATTGTAACTAAGAGGAAAGATCATCGTTACTTTCTTCATACACGTTCTTACCTTAGTGCAGACTGTGGCACGGATCATGCACTAGTAGCGACAAAAGCGCGCTTCGTGAGTAAATGTTTAACTCTGCCAGAACACcttgcaaaacaaaaattaatctttgCCAAACAAGAAACACTGTTGTAG